A portion of the Ferrimonas lipolytica genome contains these proteins:
- a CDS encoding ABC transporter substrate-binding protein, with product MRYFRWFSRFSIALLLLQTQLVWAEAQRVVSLAPNWSHTVAEVGAIERLVGVTRYARFPAAIPAKVEAGELAVVGGFTDIDVDTVVGLKPDLVLTATGLQRQLAQQLREQGLTVIHMDESSLDEIYRKIAKLGEALALAENAEALNESIQSELALIAQQHTNTIRPKVYYELNYYYKCVPGSDSYITELMELIGAEPILADGKGIAPMVTWPQVVAANPDVILIPTWPDAQPPVFEGPNAGNGTTTIDEVASRDDANQVSAVQADAIRFIDSARTKQAGPSIPEAARLLAQAIYGNTIL from the coding sequence ATGCGTTATTTCCGATGGTTTAGTCGCTTTTCAATAGCATTGTTGCTGTTGCAAACCCAGTTGGTTTGGGCCGAGGCACAACGAGTGGTGTCGTTGGCGCCGAACTGGAGTCATACCGTTGCTGAGGTTGGTGCCATTGAACGGTTGGTTGGGGTAACTCGCTACGCCCGCTTTCCAGCGGCTATTCCAGCCAAAGTGGAAGCAGGGGAGCTGGCTGTGGTTGGCGGTTTCACCGACATTGATGTGGACACCGTGGTTGGCTTAAAGCCTGATCTGGTGCTTACTGCCACCGGTTTGCAGCGCCAGCTAGCGCAACAATTGCGTGAGCAAGGGTTGACGGTTATCCATATGGATGAGTCCAGTTTGGACGAGATCTATCGCAAGATCGCAAAGCTAGGTGAGGCGTTGGCGCTGGCCGAAAACGCCGAAGCATTGAACGAGTCGATTCAATCTGAGTTGGCGTTGATTGCACAGCAACACACTAATACCATTCGCCCTAAGGTCTATTACGAGCTCAATTACTACTACAAATGCGTGCCGGGTAGCGACTCCTACATTACCGAATTGATGGAGTTGATTGGCGCGGAGCCTATCTTGGCTGATGGCAAAGGCATTGCCCCAATGGTGACTTGGCCGCAAGTGGTTGCCGCCAATCCAGACGTGATTTTGATTCCAACTTGGCCCGACGCACAGCCACCAGTATTTGAAGGCCCAAATGCTGGCAACGGCACCACTACCATCGATGAGGTTGCCAGTCGTGATGACGCTAATCAGGTGAGCGCGGTTCAGGCTGACGCAATTCGCTTCATTGATTCCGCTCGCACTAAACAGGCGGGGCCAAGCATCCCTGAAGCCGCCCGGCTATTAGCGCAAGCGATCTACGGCAACACCATCCTGTAA
- a CDS encoding DmsE family decaheme c-type cytochrome — protein sequence MMKRVFGLGTAVLLALSFGSVATASEGDLELLQQKFSAGTYSKKGADGCMMCHRKNETVTAIFAGVHGDVNNSKGPMAGLQCEACHGPQGKHRGKNEPMVTFGDDAALTAEMQNSICIACHQDSERMAWHGSAHFQEDVACADCHQIHVANDPVLKSAGQTAQCVSCHSKAKADMNKRSAHPIKWDEMTCSDCHNPHGAMGPSALNEITVNNTCYSCHADKRGPNLWEHQPVIDDCSNCHDAHGSVNENLLKTRVPMLCKQCHSEDGHPSVVPGGNGSIQTAGQGCLNCHNQIHGSNHPQGQAFQF from the coding sequence ATGATGAAACGAGTTTTTGGCCTTGGAACAGCCGTGCTATTAGCACTAAGTTTTGGTTCCGTGGCAACTGCTTCTGAAGGCGATTTAGAGCTGTTGCAACAAAAGTTTTCTGCGGGAACTTACTCTAAGAAAGGCGCGGATGGCTGCATGATGTGCCACCGCAAGAACGAAACTGTTACCGCCATTTTTGCTGGTGTTCACGGCGATGTGAATAACAGTAAGGGCCCAATGGCTGGCCTGCAGTGTGAGGCATGTCACGGCCCACAAGGCAAGCACCGCGGCAAAAACGAGCCAATGGTTACCTTTGGTGACGACGCTGCCCTTACCGCTGAGATGCAAAACAGCATTTGTATCGCTTGTCACCAAGACAGCGAGCGCATGGCATGGCACGGTTCTGCTCACTTCCAAGAAGATGTTGCTTGTGCCGATTGTCACCAAATCCACGTAGCTAACGACCCAGTACTCAAATCTGCCGGCCAAACTGCTCAATGTGTAAGCTGCCACAGCAAAGCTAAAGCAGACATGAACAAGCGCTCTGCTCACCCAATCAAGTGGGATGAGATGACCTGTTCTGATTGTCACAACCCGCACGGTGCCATGGGCCCAAGCGCGCTGAATGAAATCACGGTTAACAACACCTGTTACAGCTGTCACGCCGATAAGCGTGGTCCTAACCTGTGGGAACACCAGCCAGTAATCGACGATTGTTCTAACTGTCACGATGCCCACGGCTCTGTAAACGAAAACCTGCTTAAGACCCGCGTACCAATGTTGTGTAAACAATGTCACAGCGAAGATGGTCACCCAAGCGTTGTACCTGGTGGTAACGGCAGCATTCAGACTGCTGGTCAAGGTTGTTTGAACTGTCACAACCAGATCCACGGTTCTAACCATCCCCAAGGCCAAGCGTTTCAGTTCTAA
- a CDS encoding MtrB/PioB family decaheme-associated outer membrane protein produces MKTKLTLVAASLLALSGPALAFDFGVNAAKTDTINNAKWQCKKCSTDAGAQGSVGLAVGSVDSSDDHAANAFGDDDGFAGAVNADYSATTDGGVRHRLIADELGSKRGDASIKVSQPGAWAVEASYDKKYKVNATDVQSDLTVAGGTLVRQDNLVEQDLEIEREKLGFNAKYLIGQFGTFVELSQESREGNKASSITSGAYSYAQNMVAAIDSDTVNVRAGVNATGKTWFTELGYQASWFENNAKALSFADAQFPSQAGAVDNTAYTIYASGFYNLGRTQIAGRYAMGEMEQDSGLVSLTGMPAGTNSVDVKVDTTDANLRINSRVARRLNLNASFDYSDRDNDSQWYDIEQFSFDDVSGEVKSTTAVDITRATYKFGGNYRIATGHKVKAGVEYENIERSEGQREETDETKLWASYNLSAFELWDLRLKGVYSERDGSDFESNAATSSEQNELMRKYNLADRNRSEVVLEVSHNPLQNLAIDLRSFYALDDYESVEVGLVESKNYGYDLSVSYQPTATVVVDVYGGYQWINNDQLGSTNNSYAEWSAQSEDEFGFAGVEMNYSGLADWGILLGAQYDYARSLSNSYSSSADYLGDYESTTHSAKLTASYALTEAATVGLLYQYERYEDSDYADIAIENYPGDGVYGLTTLGYLSQNYNAHMIMATFSYAL; encoded by the coding sequence ATGAAAACAAAACTAACTTTAGTGGCTGCATCGCTATTGGCGTTGAGTGGCCCAGCACTTGCTTTTGATTTTGGTGTGAACGCGGCGAAAACCGACACCATTAACAATGCTAAGTGGCAATGTAAGAAATGCAGCACCGACGCTGGTGCACAAGGCTCCGTTGGCTTGGCTGTTGGCTCGGTTGATAGTTCCGATGACCATGCCGCTAACGCCTTTGGCGATGACGATGGTTTTGCTGGTGCGGTAAACGCCGATTACTCAGCAACCACCGATGGTGGCGTACGTCATCGTCTCATCGCCGATGAGCTTGGCTCAAAGCGCGGTGACGCCTCTATTAAGGTAAGTCAGCCAGGCGCATGGGCCGTGGAAGCCTCGTACGACAAAAAGTACAAGGTGAACGCGACCGACGTGCAAAGCGACCTAACCGTTGCTGGCGGAACCTTAGTTCGTCAAGACAACTTGGTTGAGCAAGACCTTGAGATTGAGCGGGAGAAGCTAGGGTTTAACGCTAAGTACCTGATTGGCCAATTCGGTACCTTTGTTGAGTTAAGCCAAGAAAGCCGTGAAGGTAACAAAGCCTCAAGCATCACCAGCGGCGCATACAGCTATGCCCAAAACATGGTGGCAGCGATTGATTCTGACACCGTTAATGTTCGTGCTGGCGTAAACGCAACCGGTAAAACTTGGTTTACTGAGCTTGGTTATCAAGCCAGTTGGTTTGAGAACAACGCTAAGGCGCTGAGCTTTGCTGACGCCCAGTTCCCATCACAAGCTGGTGCGGTAGATAACACTGCGTACACCATTTACGCCAGCGGCTTCTACAATCTTGGCCGAACCCAGATTGCTGGTCGTTATGCCATGGGTGAAATGGAGCAAGATTCTGGTTTGGTGAGCCTAACGGGCATGCCAGCTGGCACCAACAGTGTTGATGTTAAAGTGGATACCACCGATGCCAACCTGCGGATTAACAGCCGCGTTGCTCGTCGTCTTAACCTGAACGCCAGCTTCGACTACTCCGATCGTGACAACGATTCTCAGTGGTACGACATCGAGCAGTTCAGCTTTGACGACGTAAGCGGCGAAGTGAAATCCACCACTGCGGTTGATATCACTCGTGCCACCTACAAGTTTGGCGGTAACTACCGTATTGCGACTGGCCACAAAGTTAAAGCCGGTGTTGAGTACGAGAACATTGAGCGCAGCGAAGGCCAGCGTGAAGAGACCGACGAAACCAAACTGTGGGCCAGCTACAATCTATCTGCATTCGAACTGTGGGACTTACGCCTGAAAGGGGTTTACTCCGAGCGTGACGGTTCTGATTTCGAGTCCAACGCAGCTACCTCATCTGAACAAAATGAGTTGATGCGTAAGTACAACCTTGCGGATCGTAACCGTAGCGAAGTAGTCCTTGAAGTAAGCCACAATCCACTGCAAAACCTAGCTATCGATCTGCGCAGCTTCTACGCATTAGATGACTACGAAAGCGTTGAAGTGGGTTTGGTTGAGTCTAAGAATTACGGCTATGATTTAAGTGTTAGCTACCAACCAACCGCGACTGTAGTTGTGGATGTGTATGGTGGTTACCAGTGGATCAACAATGATCAACTTGGCAGCACCAACAACTCTTACGCCGAATGGTCAGCACAGTCTGAAGATGAGTTTGGTTTTGCTGGTGTTGAGATGAACTACTCGGGCCTTGCCGATTGGGGCATCTTACTGGGCGCACAATACGATTACGCTCGCTCTTTGAGCAACAGCTACAGCAGCTCTGCGGATTACTTGGGTGACTATGAGTCGACCACTCACAGTGCCAAGCTAACCGCGAGCTACGCGCTAACTGAAGCAGCAACCGTTGGATTGTTGTACCAGTACGAGCGTTATGAAGACAGCGACTACGCGGATATAGCGATTGAAAACTATCCGGGTGATGGCGTTTACGGTTTAACCACTTTGGGTTACCTAAGCCAGAACTACAACGCGCACATGATCATGGCGACGTTTAGTTACGCTCTGTAA
- a CDS encoding DMSO/selenate family reductase complex B subunit, whose protein sequence is MTDKTQLAFHFDQTKCNGCKACHIACKSKSDANIGEIPRRVYEYVGGGCVDNGDNTFTTTVFGYYTSVGCNHCSEPVCVKACPTGAMYKQASDGLVKIDQSVCIGCGSCAQACPYDAPQLDTARQVMTKCDGCSDRLAQGKQPYCVASCTQRALDFGTVDEMISKYPNAARADTAPLPSVSITTPNLFISANPNAKASGSAEGYIINLNEV, encoded by the coding sequence ATGACTGATAAAACCCAATTGGCATTTCACTTTGACCAAACCAAGTGTAATGGCTGTAAAGCATGCCACATTGCGTGCAAATCAAAATCCGATGCCAATATTGGTGAAATCCCGAGACGCGTTTATGAATACGTTGGTGGCGGGTGTGTCGATAACGGCGATAATACATTTACTACAACAGTATTTGGGTATTATACCTCCGTTGGTTGCAATCACTGTAGTGAGCCGGTATGTGTCAAGGCATGCCCTACAGGCGCGATGTACAAGCAAGCTAGTGATGGATTAGTTAAAATCGATCAATCGGTGTGTATTGGCTGCGGTAGCTGCGCTCAGGCGTGTCCCTATGATGCTCCGCAACTTGATACGGCTCGCCAAGTAATGACTAAGTGCGATGGTTGCAGTGATCGACTTGCGCAAGGCAAACAACCGTACTGTGTTGCTAGTTGTACTCAGCGAGCACTCGACTTTGGTACAGTGGATGAAATGATTTCAAAATACCCTAATGCAGCAAGAGCTGATACCGCTCCACTGCCATCGGTTTCGATAACTACCCCCAATCTGTTCATCAGTGCCAACCCTAATGCTAAAGCATCTGGAAGTGCCGAAGGATATATCATAAACCTAAACGAGGTTTAA
- a CDS encoding molybdopterin-dependent oxidoreductase has translation MQRRDFLKLSAATGTVSCVTACGSKSNDEPVPTIPEVAEVETLSACEANCAATCAFKVISRDGVLNRIEQEDFYEDGFDIRQHRPCAKGMSAAQKIYAPERIKNPLKRVGPRGYKDSYVEISWEQAFDEIAEKLSAVYENYGPKAVMRGTGTNHGGSHSIFWVDNLLCAAGGCITPFSAMSFSQVERIMGYVFGKFRHERDFSSVVEIQNSDFILSFGFNPLEVNASGSGLGFEYNHVVEGKPMVVFDPRYTDSCLGREQEFHFVRPGTDAALIEGMAYHLIENNLINESYLREKCYGFFAEEEMISPHDNNRILPAVTEEESYRGHILGLKDGVAKNPAWAAKISGVPESVIKSTAEQLAAAKNPYVVAGWGVQRQLTGEDNARSVTTLALLVGAVGNRGNSTGELPDSKGYMFSLPPLVPNPITCSVNYHAWPRLVREGETMSVIKDNVVLDPADLDESGDGVIGQNLKALFVRGGNPFNQAGDTHKIRELLSDPAEVELIVTIDTHLTPSMYVNDYILPDSTMYERDDFASTNMNNGAMGFLIATQGIEPVGNVKSTFEICLEIAKRMGIDDVYSSGCSNDEESLEATYNFTRMIRPDLHSYMPETWAEMKEKQMIKWAHPVEDSDESARWHVGYWDYVQYGTEPLETPTGKIDIYSHSLREFAEISEIPDYWPKDSGGYINAIPKFMVGPESYLDSNEALDDFPLQLCGYHTKAHVHTQYQSTWLKEAMSPAAWVNPTDAAARGISSGDMIEIESPRGKTQVEAKVTPRVMQGVVGLGQGLRFNPENGTCTGGNSNALTSHDYNSPIEKGTGVANCRINIRKV, from the coding sequence ATGCAAAGACGAGACTTCTTAAAACTCAGTGCCGCCACAGGTACTGTTAGCTGTGTCACCGCTTGTGGCAGTAAAAGTAACGATGAGCCAGTACCCACAATACCAGAGGTAGCTGAAGTCGAAACACTTTCGGCATGCGAAGCAAACTGCGCTGCGACCTGCGCATTTAAGGTAATCAGCCGCGATGGCGTATTAAATCGCATCGAGCAAGAAGATTTCTATGAAGATGGCTTCGATATTCGTCAGCATCGTCCCTGTGCCAAAGGCATGTCTGCGGCTCAAAAAATCTATGCGCCCGAGCGAATTAAGAACCCACTGAAACGAGTCGGGCCTCGCGGTTATAAAGACAGCTATGTCGAGATCAGTTGGGAACAAGCCTTCGATGAAATCGCCGAAAAGCTTTCTGCAGTCTATGAAAACTACGGACCTAAGGCCGTCATGCGTGGAACCGGCACTAACCATGGCGGTAGCCACTCTATTTTTTGGGTAGACAATTTACTTTGTGCAGCAGGCGGATGCATCACCCCATTCAGCGCAATGAGCTTCTCGCAGGTCGAACGCATCATGGGCTACGTGTTCGGTAAGTTCCGCCATGAGCGAGATTTCTCCTCCGTCGTGGAGATCCAGAACAGTGACTTTATACTGTCGTTCGGCTTTAACCCGCTTGAGGTCAATGCCAGCGGAAGCGGACTTGGGTTCGAATACAACCACGTGGTTGAGGGTAAGCCGATGGTGGTCTTTGACCCACGCTACACCGATAGTTGTTTAGGCCGCGAACAAGAATTCCACTTTGTCCGCCCAGGCACCGATGCCGCACTCATCGAGGGTATGGCCTATCACCTTATCGAAAACAACCTGATCAACGAGTCCTATCTGCGTGAAAAATGTTACGGTTTTTTTGCTGAAGAGGAGATGATCAGTCCCCACGACAATAATCGTATTCTGCCTGCAGTAACTGAGGAAGAGTCGTATCGAGGCCATATTCTTGGTCTCAAAGATGGTGTCGCCAAAAACCCAGCCTGGGCAGCCAAAATCAGTGGCGTACCAGAGTCGGTGATCAAATCCACTGCCGAACAGCTCGCAGCAGCTAAAAACCCTTATGTCGTTGCTGGTTGGGGGGTGCAACGTCAGCTAACCGGTGAGGATAATGCACGCTCAGTCACCACGCTCGCCCTATTGGTTGGCGCAGTAGGTAATCGCGGTAACAGCACCGGAGAATTGCCTGATTCTAAAGGATACATGTTCTCGCTTCCCCCTCTAGTACCAAACCCAATCACCTGTAGTGTCAATTATCACGCTTGGCCACGCTTGGTCCGTGAAGGCGAAACCATGAGCGTTATCAAAGATAACGTGGTGCTGGATCCAGCAGATCTCGATGAAAGTGGCGATGGCGTTATCGGCCAAAATCTCAAAGCCCTCTTTGTTCGTGGCGGTAACCCATTTAACCAAGCGGGTGATACCCATAAGATCCGTGAGCTGCTGTCAGATCCCGCGGAAGTGGAACTGATCGTAACCATCGACACTCACCTGACGCCTTCGATGTATGTCAACGACTACATCTTGCCAGACAGCACCATGTATGAACGCGACGACTTTGCATCAACCAACATGAACAACGGCGCCATGGGCTTCCTTATAGCTACCCAAGGCATCGAACCCGTTGGCAATGTGAAATCCACCTTTGAGATCTGCTTGGAGATCGCTAAGCGAATGGGTATTGACGACGTATACAGCTCAGGCTGCAGCAACGACGAGGAATCTCTTGAGGCAACCTACAACTTCACCCGCATGATCCGCCCTGATCTTCACTCTTACATGCCAGAAACCTGGGCTGAGATGAAAGAGAAGCAGATGATTAAGTGGGCCCATCCAGTGGAAGATAGCGATGAATCCGCCCGCTGGCACGTAGGTTACTGGGATTACGTGCAATATGGCACCGAGCCACTTGAAACACCAACCGGCAAAATTGACATCTACTCTCATTCGCTCAGAGAGTTCGCCGAAATCAGTGAAATCCCGGATTACTGGCCAAAGGATTCCGGTGGTTACATTAACGCCATTCCAAAATTTATGGTGGGTCCAGAATCCTACTTGGACAGCAATGAAGCTTTGGATGATTTCCCTCTTCAACTTTGCGGTTATCACACCAAAGCTCATGTGCACACACAATATCAAAGCACCTGGTTAAAAGAGGCGATGAGCCCAGCCGCTTGGGTCAACCCTACAGATGCTGCAGCTCGAGGCATTAGCAGTGGCGACATGATCGAGATCGAATCACCTCGAGGTAAAACCCAAGTTGAAGCCAAGGTTACTCCGCGGGTCATGCAAGGCGTCGTCGGGCTTGGACAAGGATTGCGTTTCAACCCTGAGAACGGTACCTGCACCGGAGGCAACTCAAACGCGCTTACCTCACACGACTATAACTCACCGATTGAAAAAGGTACTGGCGTTGCCAACTGCCGAATCAACATTCGTAAAGTATAA
- a CDS encoding TorD/DmsD family molecular chaperone — MNNSQFINYASAISGILHNLYFIKPTPEFLANFREPVFLNSWPTMGSVERHNLAIELIKRSLLTMSDKEIERDYYSLFIGPGAMKAYPWGSVYTDKENLLFGATCVAYTRFLRSWQIEINLDKNQPYDHIGLMLGVISELLNNNQLTALDKLLSVHLLPWSNRLLECIDIHANSGFYRGMAMLTSELLNALARRRKLTPSRVEIYK; from the coding sequence ATGAATAACTCACAATTTATCAATTATGCTTCGGCAATTAGTGGTATTTTGCATAACCTATATTTTATCAAACCCACTCCGGAGTTCCTCGCAAATTTCCGCGAACCTGTTTTTTTAAACAGCTGGCCCACAATGGGTTCAGTGGAGAGACACAACCTTGCAATTGAGCTTATCAAACGTTCTCTTTTAACTATGTCAGATAAAGAGATTGAGCGAGATTACTATAGTTTATTCATCGGCCCTGGCGCGATGAAAGCCTACCCTTGGGGCAGCGTCTATACGGATAAAGAGAATCTGCTATTTGGCGCTACCTGCGTAGCCTACACACGCTTCTTAAGATCTTGGCAGATTGAAATTAACTTAGATAAAAATCAACCCTATGACCATATAGGTCTGATGCTTGGAGTTATCTCAGAGTTACTAAATAACAATCAACTAACGGCGTTGGACAAGCTACTGAGTGTTCATCTACTGCCGTGGTCAAATCGCTTGCTAGAGTGTATCGATATTCACGCTAATAGCGGATTTTATCGAGGAATGGCAATGCTGACAAGTGAGCTGTTAAACGCATTAGCAAGACGTCGTAAATTAACCCCATCAAGAGTAGAAATATATAAGTAA
- a CDS encoding 4Fe-4S dicluster domain-containing protein, which translates to MDNNEKYAFYFDSSKCTGCKGCHIACKDKNNLSEDVLLRRVYEYGGGGCTEGANNTLQSSVFVYYMSVGCNHCDKPVCVAACPTGACYKNSDGLVQIDQKLCIGCCACVRACPYDAPQFDNARQVTYKCDGCRDRLAMDKVPSCVSACTGRALDFGTTESLLEKYPNASDSSIAPLPASEITQPNLLITPNKSAKVSGSLEGQVLNETEV; encoded by the coding sequence ATGGATAACAATGAAAAGTACGCATTCTACTTCGACTCCAGCAAATGCACTGGCTGCAAAGGTTGTCATATTGCGTGTAAAGATAAGAACAATCTAAGTGAAGATGTGTTACTGCGTCGCGTCTACGAATATGGCGGTGGCGGTTGTACCGAAGGGGCCAACAACACTCTGCAAAGTTCAGTGTTTGTCTACTATATGTCAGTAGGATGCAACCACTGCGACAAGCCTGTGTGTGTCGCTGCTTGCCCCACGGGTGCCTGCTACAAAAATAGTGACGGCTTGGTGCAGATCGATCAGAAGCTGTGTATTGGTTGCTGCGCCTGTGTTCGCGCCTGCCCATACGATGCTCCGCAGTTCGATAACGCGCGCCAAGTGACTTACAAGTGCGATGGTTGTCGAGACCGATTGGCAATGGATAAAGTACCAAGCTGTGTCTCTGCGTGCACTGGTCGAGCGTTAGACTTTGGAACAACTGAATCTTTGCTAGAGAAGTATCCAAATGCATCTGACAGCAGTATTGCACCATTGCCAGCATCTGAGATAACCCAACCGAACCTACTAATTACACCAAATAAAAGCGCCAAAGTTAGTGGCAGCCTTGAAGGCCAGGTTCTTAATGAAACTGAGGTTTAG
- a CDS encoding DMSO/selenate family reductase complex A subunit, which yields MQRRDFLKLSASASAVSCITACGSKDSDTPLPQIPEGSNEQVHWYGCSSNCTSICPIKVITEDGVVTRIETDDLIEDSSGNPQHRACLRGRSARQKVLAAERLTVPMKRVGPRGSGEFVEISWEEAYDTIHANLSRILNEYGNEAVYFPNGSGTVFSTMSGQDWYGAGVWGAKLMNLLGGHLGSYYGYSYAGVMEAYYRTFGTVEATGSSMSVAQESDLIFSLGYNPAETSTGGVAGQFQWQKAIDGIETIVVDPRYTDSMLSGSQWVPIRPGTDAALCEALGYEIITNDKADEAFLNKYCVGYDATTMPETADEGADYKSHILGLGPDGTEKTPEYAERITGIPAATIRKLAEKLWSAERPFVVMGYGPNRHANGEQNVRSVMMLPLLLGKVGLPGTNNGVLANTMYSLPWGIGISSGENPVKATIPFYSWLDAVERGIEMTATSHGVRGAEKLNSNIKFIWNHASNTLVNQHGDTYKCAEVLSDESKVEFILVHDINMTSSAKFADILLPDLMDIERDDLMINSGAESVLVIPATSKVKSIADGRSSFEVCLQLAKRFGLETEYAEGRSYREWLAYSYAVTRGFYAGYFPETATQLPEDFETFMAGEPVRLSAVMPNIALQQYIAGDGQAELPTPSGKIEIYSAAMQELADSFELEEGEEIPAIPKYVRTWEGYEDFETKKDYPLQCFGFHSKGRTHSSYHNLSWLRTAYEDAIWMHPQDADNYGVTDGSYALVASKRGTIKIKVKVTPRIIPGVAALPQGMWFKDVNGVDEGGCINTLTSLRTQASGKGNAQHTILVNVKPA from the coding sequence ATGCAAAGACGTGATTTTCTAAAACTCAGTGCCTCCGCCAGTGCGGTCAGTTGCATCACTGCCTGCGGCAGCAAGGACTCCGATACTCCGCTACCTCAAATACCAGAAGGCAGTAATGAACAAGTCCATTGGTACGGTTGCAGCTCCAACTGCACCAGCATTTGTCCAATCAAGGTGATCACCGAAGATGGCGTAGTGACTCGCATCGAGACCGACGATCTTATCGAAGACAGCAGTGGCAACCCGCAACACCGCGCCTGCCTGCGTGGCCGTTCGGCTCGCCAGAAGGTATTGGCGGCAGAACGATTGACAGTTCCTATGAAACGAGTTGGCCCCAGAGGCTCAGGCGAATTTGTCGAAATTAGTTGGGAGGAAGCATACGACACCATCCACGCTAACCTCAGTCGAATTCTCAATGAATACGGTAACGAAGCGGTTTACTTTCCAAACGGATCTGGCACCGTTTTCTCAACGATGTCTGGTCAGGATTGGTATGGAGCCGGTGTCTGGGGCGCCAAGCTAATGAATCTGCTTGGAGGCCACCTAGGCAGCTATTATGGCTATAGCTATGCCGGAGTGATGGAAGCGTATTACCGCACCTTTGGTACGGTGGAAGCGACAGGTAGTTCCATGAGTGTCGCGCAAGAAAGTGATTTGATTTTCTCACTCGGTTACAACCCAGCAGAAACCTCAACCGGCGGCGTGGCTGGGCAATTCCAGTGGCAGAAAGCAATCGATGGCATCGAAACCATCGTTGTCGATCCCAGATACACCGACTCCATGCTCAGCGGGTCGCAATGGGTACCAATCCGCCCGGGAACTGACGCCGCACTATGTGAGGCTTTGGGCTACGAAATCATCACCAACGATAAGGCAGATGAAGCCTTTCTCAACAAGTACTGTGTTGGATATGACGCCACTACCATGCCCGAAACCGCCGACGAAGGTGCCGACTACAAATCCCATATCCTAGGTTTAGGCCCAGATGGCACTGAAAAAACGCCGGAATACGCTGAACGCATTACCGGCATCCCGGCAGCCACCATTCGGAAGCTGGCAGAAAAACTCTGGAGTGCAGAACGTCCTTTCGTGGTGATGGGGTATGGCCCTAATCGCCACGCTAACGGCGAACAGAATGTGCGCTCGGTAATGATGCTGCCACTGCTGCTCGGTAAGGTCGGCCTCCCAGGAACCAATAACGGCGTATTAGCTAACACCATGTACAGCCTTCCCTGGGGAATCGGAATTTCCTCAGGCGAAAACCCCGTAAAGGCCACCATTCCATTTTACAGCTGGCTCGATGCCGTAGAGCGTGGCATCGAGATGACTGCAACATCACATGGCGTTCGGGGTGCCGAAAAACTCAACTCAAACATAAAATTTATATGGAACCACGCCAGCAACACCCTAGTAAATCAGCATGGCGATACCTACAAGTGTGCTGAGGTACTTAGTGATGAAAGCAAGGTTGAGTTTATCTTGGTACACGATATCAACATGACCTCTTCAGCCAAGTTCGCTGACATTCTGTTACCAGACCTCATGGACATTGAGCGTGATGACCTGATGATCAACAGCGGTGCTGAAAGCGTTTTGGTTATTCCGGCAACCTCCAAAGTTAAAAGCATTGCCGATGGCAGGTCGTCTTTCGAGGTCTGTTTGCAACTGGCTAAACGATTTGGGCTGGAGACAGAGTATGCAGAAGGCCGCAGCTACCGAGAGTGGCTTGCCTATAGCTATGCGGTAACCCGTGGGTTTTATGCCGGCTACTTCCCCGAGACTGCTACGCAACTGCCAGAAGACTTCGAAACATTTATGGCGGGAGAGCCGGTTCGGCTTTCTGCGGTTATGCCCAATATTGCTCTCCAGCAATATATCGCTGGAGATGGCCAAGCAGAACTGCCTACACCTTCAGGCAAGATTGAGATCTATTCTGCAGCGATGCAAGAGTTGGCCGACTCCTTCGAGCTCGAAGAGGGCGAAGAGATCCCTGCTATCCCCAAATATGTCCGTACTTGGGAAGGCTACGAAGACTTTGAAACCAAGAAGGATTATCCGCTGCAATGCTTTGGTTTCCACAGCAAAGGTCGCACCCATTCCAGCTATCACAATCTAAGTTGGCTACGTACCGCCTACGAGGACGCCATCTGGATGCACCCTCAAGACGCCGACAACTATGGTGTCACCGACGGCAGTTATGCCTTAGTAGCCTCCAAGCGAGGCACCATCAAGATAAAGGTAAAAGTCACTCCGCGCATCATCCCCGGTGTTGCTGCGCTGCCTCAGGGCATGTGGTTTAAAGACGTCAACGGCGTCGATGAAGGGGGCTGTATTAATACCCTGACATCCTTAAGGACACAGGCCAGTGGCAAGGGTAACGCTCAACACACTATCCTCGTCAACGTAAAGCCAGCTTAG